The segment CCGATTCAACTGCCTTCATCATGGCAACAATTGCTCCGATATCGTATTATCCATATCTGCCACCGTCCCTCGTGCATGGTCAAATTGTCTCGGTCGATATCCGTACGGGAAGTGTTGCATTCAGCGTGGACGCGTAAGGAACGACAAGAGTCCCCACAAGACATGAAGTGGAAGGGGTGGGGAGATTGAGGGGAATTCATGGATTGAACACGCTAATTTGTGGGGATTATTCAGCATTGAGTCCCCCGAAGCTTCAGGATGGAATTCCCAAGCTTCAATAGTGGAGTGTCCACTTgatcaactcaactcaattcaatccaattcgTACTCGTTCGCTCTTAATATCTATTCCGCAAGCTCTCCACATCAACTGAAGCCATGGGCAGATCATCATTGTCAGGTCATGCTTCGGCTCTGCCAGTAGTGATAGATCGATCAATCGAAGAACATTCATATCCAGACCAATTCCTCCTTCAGACTTTCAAACAGCCCATTGTGATACAAGCTTTCTACACGTCAAACCCCAAATCCATACCATCACTCGAAGTCTTTAGCCTATAGCAGATATGGCAGTTTTACCAGAGAATTCAGGATACATTCAAAGTTCTGACCCTACAAAGCCTCGCTCCGATGCAGCTGTTCCTTTCCGCGATATCATACCTTCCCCAGACCATCCTCGCATTGCTGGGATACAAGATCATACAGCATCAAGTTGGTGCGAGTCAAGGAGGCAGATTGAGGCTCCGGCTTGGCTGATCAATCGACTTGATGCAAAGAATTTGGAGAAACCATACAAAGGATTCACATCAGACGGAAAGGTCAGAGAGGGGCTATATAACTATGCGGAGGATGAAGGTGCGCCGACAGAGGATGTGATTGCGAAAACGGAGGAGTTTCTAAAGGTCTTGAGTGAAGATCAAAGGAAAGCGGTTCAATTTGGAGATGTtacagatgatgaatttaGACTGTGGTCGAATCCAGAATTATACATGAATCCAGGTAAGGAGTGaagatatctttattttgatCCCATACTTATCTCCAAGATAGGTGGACTACGACTCGATGAGTGTTCCTCAGAAATTCAAACCGCCATTCACGCCATTCTCAGAGCTTCATCCTCTAAGCAAGGCTATGAAAAAATTCACGCTTGCTGCCTCACAAATGATTTCCTTGGACATCTAGTGAACGGCAAGAAAGTGCTCAATGAACATTCCTACAACTTCCGCTTGTTTGGTACACCATCCATGACAAAACCATTCGGATACACATTTTTTGGGCACCACTTGTGTTTTTGTGTGGTTTTTCTAGGAAAGAGAATGGTAATTGGTCCTACATTTATGGGAGCAGAACCTGATAGAATCGATGAGGGACCACATGCCGGCCTGAGATTATTTAGATCAGAAGAGATGGATAGTTTAAGCTTGATGCAAAGCTTACCTAAAGAATTACAAGAGAAGGCAACTCTGAGTAAGGGAATGGACGGAAAAAGTTTGCCAGCTGATAGGTGGAATCCTTTTGACGAAAGACATCTGGGTGGTGCGAGACAAGATAACAGGATCGTCCCATATGAAGGATGCCCAGTATCCGAATTTTCAGCAAACCAGCAAGAACAAATcatcaagcttttcaaatcatttaatgAGTATTATCCCGACTCGGTTTTGGAGCACAGGGTTGCACTATTTAAGAAACATCTTGATGAAACATATTTTGCTTGGATCGGCGAGTTTGGAGACGATGATCCTTATTACTACCGTATCCATAGCCCGGTAGCATTTATGGAATTGGATTTTCATTGTGGGAGTAAGTCTCACTATTTCCCCTGTTTGACACATCTAACATTGTTTTAGTTTTCTTAACGAATACAAGTCCAGCAAGATGTCACATTCATACATGCAACAGGCTGCCTAACCGAGGTGATTATGGGCGAGCACTTCTGGAGCAATCGAAGTAGATTGAGATTAATGAAGTGGTCgaaaatatatctatttaagAGTTACCCAGCTTGTCATTATTGTTCTtgtgattattttgatttatttgattatacgTGTATTACTGACGGTTCAAACTTCATCTCGAGctttgaatttaaattcaGGGGAccaatttgaaaaattgtattaatatCCAAGAGTATATGCCAGGCTAATCCTCATCCTTTCCCAGATTGCTAATACATTTCAGAAAATCCAATATTTCGGCTACCAAGTAAGTGGGTATCCATGCTTCCAGAAACTCCCAAACGCCGGCCAAGAAAATCATGCCATTCATTCCTCTTGTAGCATAAGACATTGTAGTTTCGTACTTAgcattttgatattgcatAGTTCGACGTCTGCAGGAGTATCTTTGTCACAAATGCGGAGATTACTCGGAGGGAGTTTTTTCCTGGGATTCAACACCCCTCCTGTTCCCTTCCGTCTTAACCCTCCTGTTCTGgacaaatcaaaaacaccAGTGAATCGGTACCATGGGTACTCTGCGCTTACGCCCGGATACAGAGAACCCATCTGAATATGCCATTCGACCGTGTGAGATACCTCACTTCCCCTCTCAACGGCGACGCCTCCCACGTGAAGATGATTCTTGTGAAAATATTCCACCACCTCCGTCATCTGTAGAAGATCTGAGCTCTTGCCCGTTAACGAGAACTTGCGATATCTAAACGGATTTTCGACCTCTTCGCCCGTGTCGTTGACAATGATTGCGCGAAAGCCGATATGTCGGAACTCGTGGTGTTTCTCAATGACGTATTTGTGAGCGACTGAGGGGTGAGTAACTTGTGAGCCTTTTTGGCTCGCTTTTGGATCACTGAGAACCAGGGCGCAAAAGTGACATCCCCAGCCCACGAGTTTAAGGTCATATGGGCTTTTGGGAGTGGAAGGTGTGTCAGAAGGAGATGTGACATCTTCGGATGATGACATGGGTTCTTGAGGATAATGGATCCATCCATGATCAAATCCGCGCGTGATGAGTCCGAATAGGCCGTAGGTAGTTAGTAGCATGTAGCTGCAGGTTCTACACATGTCGTCGCCATCGCTGATGAACATCTTGTGGAGACGGTTCGGATCGGCCATGgttgttgtttgttgatattgCCCTTTTTTGAATCAGTGTTGGCTGCTTTGAATGAATACTTTCTTCgaattgatgatttttaGGATGATGGAACGTTTGATTTCAAGATTCTTGGGGGAATTCATTATGGTTTTACTAGTTCAAATGAATGTTCGAACTAGCTTGAGACAACGATGGAGCTAAGTTGAAAGGGTTCTGATATCAGGAGCTAATGGATCGCTTATCGTGTCGAGCTAGAACGAAACTCTTGCTCTAATGCATCGTCAATCACAGTCATTGGGTACTAGATATGtgaaatgatgaatttgagcTTAGCCTCCGATTTATGTGATGGGTATCTTGAAAACGTTTAAGGGTCAACTAAGATCATTACAATACCCGGGAACACTTGACATTTGGCAAGAGCCTTAAGTTAAGATATGACCAGTCAATGGCTATAGCTCTGCAAGATCCAATTCAGGACTTAAACCTCGAAAAGTTCATGCATCGCTCACGCCAATTTATCTCCAGATTCCAGAGGCCATATTCACAGAAAGCTATCTTCCCCAAGTTTCCTAGGTTGATAGCACGGGTACCCCGGAATTTCGGAGATTCCCCACGCTAGTCTGGCCAGCCGCCATATATACTAGCTTCCGGCACATTCGAACGCCGATGTCCCATACATTAGCTCGTGGACTAGCTAGAAAGAATTCAGAGTTAGATGTCGAGAAAGTACTATTGGGAACAGTCCTCTCTGGCTCAGGGGTTTGAGTGTGCACGGTGCACCTGGTACATTAGTTCTCGTTGATGAAGATCAATGACTCTGACTATGCCTTACTGTGGTGGAAGTGTTGAGACAGTGGAATATTATTGTAGTGCCAATTCTAGAGCAGTGTGGAAGAAATGTCTGATGATTTCTGgatgaatattttgatttactCCATTCAATGAAAATACTCAACTGAACCGTAAAATCCATCGATGTTTATATAAGACGCCGTGAAGATGATATACGCTATTAGTGGAGTCTTGGGGGTCCAAGCACAACGTATCGACGTCATacaattttttcaaaaaactcaCAAACCAATGAACATCATGAATTGGCTTttcagacatgcaacaaaactgTTTGTTGCGGTATGTGCTACCTATTCACCTGCAGATTCTCTGGCATCGACTTTGCGATCAAAGAGTGAATATACTACCACTAATGCGAAATGGAAGTGGCAGGGGCGTAAAGAGTGGGTGAAGTTTATGTTCTAACATTTTGGCATGTGAAAAGTATTTCGATTTCCTGCACATTTAAGAGACGGTTAGATGTGCTTGTACTGTTTGTTGCAAAAAGATTAAGTAAAACAAAAAGCAACACGCCCAAGACGGCCTCTTTGAATAGATCACTACGACCTCACGTCCTTCTGGAGTCTCGCGCGTAAAGTGTCTTCGGTGTTCAAGTCAACTGTGCAAGGAGCTTACACGGAATTACACTGTGAGAACAAACTTATTCATTATTTAGCACTGTCATCTACATAATACTACTATTCTATAATTGCTCATACACACCGACAACCTTATCTTACTATCAATGGTTGCTTTCTGACCTTTCAGCCCCCGGAGTGAAGCACGTTCTTAATAGAATCCAAACCTACCCAGAAGTTCCTCAAAACAGTAGTCTGCCAGCCACTGACACAAATGGCCATATTCTTTCATCGTACCTTACAAACATTTACTGCTGCAAACAAAACTCTAAAATAAGcagtttatatatatccactAGGCTCGAGCTTGGTAGTTCCTGCCCTAGGAAAAAGGTATATTGCGCTAGTATGCATATGAAGTGGATATCAAGTTCTATTCACTGGGTCATTCTATTGACACAAGTTACCTACCTACGTATGTATATCTTGACGTACTACTCGAGCCCAAGACTTTCTTATGTGTCCTCGCAAGATCTCGTCTATGATATTTGTGCACCAGTGAAATTGCGTGTCCGCTCAAATCCTTAAATGGCAAAACTTTGAGCTCCTGACCTGTTTGCGGGATAATGACAGGATTGGGTGTCAGATGTGGAGTAATGAGTAGAGTAGAGAATTTAACGATTCACTGTAGATACAACTCATTCCCAACCATGCACATGTAGCCATGATAATTATCTTCCCTGATAGAGTGAATACTATCAAGATTGCTTCATCTGGTTGAGCATGTGAATATACACAACCACATGATTTCCCCATCCCCCTTAAAAAGTgaatcctcatcctcaacgCCTCCTTGCACCCCTCAATCTGtctctataataataagaaaagcACCAACCCCTTTAACTCGATATTCTGCAGAGAGCAACAAGGCTACCACTTGATTTACTATTGGGAGTGCCATAGCCGCTTTCGCGTCCTATGAAGCAAATCTCCCTGTGGCTCACATTAGTTACCCGAAATTCATGTATCTATACGAATTGGAGAAAATAGTAGAGAAATCAATATAGATACTGAGCTGATTGTATTCGAGTACTATTTTGGGCAATGACAACAACAAGTTCGAGTGATAAAACTTAGaaagggaggaaagaaatgttGGGATGATGTATATAGGCATCTAAGCGAGTACATATTATCACCGTTGAGAAACCATATCTTCTCgtcttgatttttttggaattggaaacACTCTCAACTTAGATGCTCCAATGGATAGAACGGCTTTAAGAAAGTCTGATATTCCAGCTGCAGGTTCGGCTTGCCCAATATTGCTTTTGATCTGATTAACGTTAGCCCACAACTGAAATTTTCTTTCGGTACAAGTGTATTTACAGAACCAATTCTAAGAGTTTGTCAACTGATTGTGTGGGCCTAAAAACAGATGCTACTCTCTTCACTTCAATAGGATCATCAGTTTGTGTCCCATGACACTCAAGATAACTTGTCGCGTCAAAGTCTGAAATTCTTGTGTTGGTGTAGGCTACTCAAATAGCTGTGGCTTGAGCTTCAGAGCTAGGGCTGACAACAATAGGTGTTGTATTGTCACTGTTTGTTTTTATGCTACGGATTATTGCTCTGATCTGATCGTTATCACGAAGAGCGTCGTCTAATCACTTTAGTATCACTGCGTTTACTGCTTCCGCTTTGATATCGACCCAACCAAGCAACTTCAGGACTGCTTAGGCGCACTGAACTTTCTCAATACATTGCCTGTCGTTAATTCTAGTTGGATTGGATTCTGGGGGAAGTCTTTTGCCGGCACTGTTGCCAATACTGTTGCCACTTCTACTGCAgctttaaataaaagagcCAAGTTTTTTGATTCTCGTCTATCCATTGGCAAAGTTCACTTCCCCCAAGAAGCTTTCGAACGTCCTCATCAAGTGCTTGCGAGACCTTGAATCTCAAATTCGAGGAAATGCGCCTGTTTTTGTGCCAATAATCACAGCAAATGGGACAAATGGAGCAAACCCAGCAGATATGGCTCTTGCCAATCCTACCGAAGCACTCAAGTTCCTTTCAAACATTGAGTATCGCGGAAACTCTAGCTATGCGAGCCGCACTACTCTTCAGACGTATTGTAAGCTGAGGAGTACGGAGTTGCTTGGCTGGGAGGTAGGAAAAGCAGTAAAGTAAATAGGATGGGAATGTATCCTTGATTTATTGTAAACGGTGAATTCCGATTGGTTTATCTAATCACATATAAAAGCATCCCCTGTTAACCTCCCTCTACCTAGGCCGTAATACTAAGCCAATTCACAAATAACAAGATATttcaagcaatcaatcacGAAACCAACGAGttcaaatattccaaatatccTCGAAACCCTATAATATTGATTCCATTTAGAATCTATATGCAATCTAAGTAATTCAATCTCACGACCGCATTCTAAAGACGTTTGAAAAAACCAaccctcccccccccaaTCTAGGCACGACACCTCACATATGCAACCATCTAATAAACCTCCAAAACATATCTTCCAGCTTccttcaatctctcaatctccttccttccatcaACCTTTCTTCCACTAATTCTACCCTCTTCCCTAATAGCTTCCTCAAGAACCTCTGTAACATCTGGAACTGGCCAGGTAGGACCACACAAGTAGAATGATCCCTCATCCTTAATATACGCCTGGATAATATCCTGAACCGTTTCTCTCATACGATCTTGAATATAGATCTTTTGTTTCTGATCACGGGAGAAGGCTCTTCCTAATAATGTGATTACGCCAGCATCTTGATAAGCTTCCCATTCTTCACCATACAGATATTCTTCGCGTTGATGACGCGATCCCATGTAAAGAAGAATGGAACCGATGTCTTTGCCTTGAGCTTTTTGCATAGCTCTGTATTGAACAAAAGCACGGAAAGGAGCAAGACCCGTACCAAGACCAGCCATGATGAGAGGAGCTGAGTCGAGAGTTGGAAGTTTCATGACGGAAGGCTTGACGGAAGCGGTGACCTTTGACCCGAcgggaagggaagaaaggtAACGTGTAGCTTGACCGAAACGATCGCGGCCCTTTGGATCAACCCAGGAAACGACGACGATCATGAGGGCGACGGTAGTTGGGTTGACGGCTTGAGAAGAGGCGATAGAGTATTCACGACGCTTCATTGGTGAAACGATACGGGCAATGTCGTGGAAAGATGGGTGAGCGGACTTGAATTCAAGAAGGATATCGGCATAAGTGATTGTGTCAACTTCAGCACGGCGCTTGAATTCATTGGCACCTTCTGGACCACCGAGGGTAAGAAGttccttcttttcattttcgtcAGAAGCGAACTCGGCGAGGGCTTCGTAGAATTTCTTTGGTGGTCTACCAAAGATGTCGATGTTTTGTACCAAAGATTGGAAGACTGTTCTAGCTTCCCAAACATTGTTATCCTCACGGGATGGGACTTCGACGACATCATCTGCATTGAGACcatagaatttgatgaaatcttcAACTTCAGCAACATCATTGACAGCATGGATACCAAGAGCTTCACCGATATCATATGTAAGACCGGATGTTCCCAAATCGAACTCAATATGGAAGATATTACGGTCATATGTGATAGGGGTCAAACGACGGTTCTCCTTGACTGTAATTTCATAGGTCTTAGCAGTGAGATCAGGTCTAAGTTCAGATTTAGTGCCATAAGCTTCCTTGAAAAGAAGACCCTTAGCAGCTGCGTGCCAATCACGAAGCTGAGATGGAGCTTCAATGTCTTCCTTTTGGAAGCCAGTAAAGCTGCTGGACTTGATAGTTGCAGGGAGGTTGAGGACTTCAGCCTCGGTGTCAACCTCGGCCCAAGTCTCAGGAATCTCAATCTTGCGAACAACCTTCTCAATATCGGCTACTGCAGATTGTAATTGCTCTTGGCTTCCATTGATGGCAGCGAGCTTGTCTTTACCAGACTCGAGAAGTTCTGGACGAGCAACCTTCAAGAAGGCAAGCTCAGCGAACAAAGTTTCAAGAGCAGGTTCCTTCTCAAAAGCCTCTGACAAAGTTGGATCCAAGACAAATAATTCGACATCCTTTTTCTTGATCTCGTTACGAACGAAGCTTggaatcttcttttccaaatcttcGTCTTTGACACCTGGAAGCTTAACAATAATCTTTCCACCCAATCTGACATTCTGCAAGATAGCAATCTCCTTGAAAAGTTTCTCGGTTCCAATGTAGGTAACATCGGCTTCTTCAATTGGATAAGCAGCCTCGATTGACTTCTTTGAGCTTCGAATATCGGTTCTAACGACACCACCTTGAATGAAGTTGTCAtgagtttgattgatgaggACATTGCCAGCTGAATCTCCAGAAAGAAGTTTGCTGATAGCAGAAGGTGCAGTAGCAGCAGCCGAATCATCAAGATCGAAGAATGAGTACTGCTCAACTTGTCCAACACTTAATAGTGAAACAAAGTCATTGAAGGGCTTGCCACCGAGTTGATGGAAGATACTAGCGATGGAAGTAGGTGTGAATACTTGCGATCGAGCGTACTTAACATCAACTACCTTGGGAGAAGCTGTGAATTTATCAGAGAAAACAGTTGCTGCCAAAACATCCTCATATAAGTTAGAGTGACCAGAAACATCTGTTGCGGCCGTCTCGTCCAGAACCTGGCCAAGAACTGCAACATTTCTAACTGATGCAGGAAGAGCCTTCAAGAAAGCTTCCTCTACAAATGGTCTGTAGACTCTGACATTGATAACACCGACTTTCTCTCCCTCGGCAGAAAGCTTCTTGGCAACTTGAGTAGCAAGAGAACTCTCAACAGAACCAAATACAACCAAAACAGATTCAGGTGACTCGTGTCCGCTATACTCAAAGAGACCATAAGATGTACCAAGTTCGCTGTTGAAAGCTTCAAGAAGTGAAGAGACCTTACTTTCAGCATCGGCTCTCTTTCCGAGTTTCGATATCTCTTCAAGAATTGTCTTGTAGGAACTGCTAAGACCAGATTGGCTCAAAATGTCAATGACACGAAGGGTATCACGACCAACAGTGATTCCATCATAAGTGTGGATTGTTGGAAGAATAGTTGCTAACAATGTAGAAAAGAGAGACATATGCTGGGCTTCGTATGCAGATGAGCTAGAAACCAAACCAAGACCCAATTCCTCTGCCACAGTCAAAGCAGTTGCATAGTCAGTGACGAGACCAGTAGATCCTGGTGCATAGTCGACGGCGGCGACGTGGGCAACAAATGGGTTTGCGACAGAGTACAATAGAGAAAGTTGATCGAGAGTTGAGCGCAGGCTGTGCAGACTGGAAGAAGAGGCCAAAAGTGATTGAGGGATGTGTCTCTTGGTCAAgtcaaaatcttttgaaaacaTGTATCCAAGAGCAATTGATCCAGCGCCAGAGCGAGTCTGCATGGGAGAAACCTGTGTGGTATATCCATTGGCATTCTTTGTGTTTGCCGCAGCCCAAGACTTTACAGCGACATCCAAATCATAAGACTCTGGGGAATAAGAGAAGATTTTATCGGAGAGCGCATATGCTACTTGTTGAACCAAAGTTTGTGCAGTAACATAGGTAGGGCCACTGATCGCATCGTATTCGATTGCTTGTCCAAATGGTAAATTGGAAGACTTTTGGGAGAAAGTTCGAAACGAGGACTCATTTTCGGAATTCCAGGTCGAGTTGAGGGtatcttttccaaatggTTCctgcaaagaagagaatgattaGACACTTGTGCATGATTCCTATGACTGTTTCTTTCGAATTACCTGTTTAGACCCATCACCTTCTGGCTTAGTATTTATGCCTTTGGTTTGATCATAATCTGTTGATGCCCCCATTTCTGCGGATTGATGGGTGGCGGGGTATCTTTGAAGAACTTTTGACAAGACAAGAATgcaaataaaagaaaggaaatttCAAGACAAATCGACTTGATACAATTCTTCTCGagtgaagagaatgaagttgTTGTAAATAAAGTAAAGACCACAACGGTATACTCAATGCTCGTAGAAGGAAATATTATCCCTTCACAACTTAGCTTTGAAAGGGAGAGATTTATTAGTGTGCGAGATATATAATCTAATCTTTGGCAGTCAATTGGAATGGAAAAACCGAGATTCCGATAAATCACCTTATTTGGTAATAGAGGGATATGAAATCGAGTCAAATCATATGGACTTTTACCATTTCGAACTGGTGAACCTACCTAGTAagatcttttctttcttcacttgCCGTATCAGAAGGTTGATATTAGTGAATGGAGTGGAATTTGGTGAGAGCACGAGAAAGCACGCAATCACAAGCAAGCTAAACGCCTTCGCCTAAGTTATACACCCTTGTCGAGGATGTGAGGGAAAAAGGTTTAACCG is part of the Botrytis cinerea B05.10 chromosome 13, complete sequence genome and harbors:
- the Bcmet10 gene encoding Bcmet10; its protein translation is MGASTDYDQTKGINTKPEGDGSKQEPFGKDTLNSTWNSENESSFRTFSQKSSNLPFGQAIEYDAISGPTYVTAQTLVQQVAYALSDKIFSYSPESYDLDVAVKSWAAANTKNANGYTTQVSPMQTRSGAGSIALGYMFSKDFDLTKRHIPQSLLASSSSLHSLRSTLDQLSLLYSVANPFVAHVAAVDYAPGSTGLVTDYATALTVAEELGLGLVSSSSAYEAQHMSLFSTLLATILPTIHTYDGITVGRDTLRVIDILSQSGLSSSYKTILEEISKLGKRADAESKVSSLLEAFNSELGTSYGLFEYSGHESPESVLVVFGSVESSLATQVAKKLSAEGEKVGVINVRVYRPFVEEAFLKALPASVRNVAVLGQVLDETAATDVSGHSNLYEDVLAATVFSDKFTASPKVVDVKYARSQVFTPTSIASIFHQLGGKPFNDFVSLLSVGQVEQYSFFDLDDSAAATAPSAISKLLSGDSAGNVLINQTHDNFIQGGVVRTDIRSSKKSIEAAYPIEEADVTYIGTEKLFKEIAILQNVRLGGKIIVKLPGVKDEDLEKKIPSFVRNEIKKKDVELFVLDPTLSEAFEKEPALETLFAELAFLKVARPELLESGKDKLAAINGSQEQLQSAVADIEKVVRKIEIPETWAEVDTEAEVLNLPATIKSSSFTGFQKEDIEAPSQLRDWHAAAKGLLFKEAYGTKSELRPDLTAKTYEITVKENRRLTPITYDRNIFHIEFDLGTSGLTYDIGEALGIHAVNDVAEVEDFIKFYGLNADDVVEVPSREDNNVWEARTVFQSLVQNIDIFGRPPKKFYEALAEFASDENEKKELLTLGGPEGANEFKRRAEVDTITYADILLEFKSAHPSFHDIARIVSPMKRREYSIASSQAVNPTTVALMIVVVSWVDPKGRDRFGQATRYLSSLPVGSKVTASVKPSVMKLPTLDSAPLIMAGLGTGLAPFRAFVQYRAMQKAQGKDIGSILLYMGSRHQREEYLYGEEWEAYQDAGVITLLGRAFSRDQKQKIYIQDRMRETVQDIIQAYIKDEGSFYLCGPTWPVPDVTEVLEEAIREEGRISGRKVDGRKEIERLKEAGRYVLEVY